The following proteins are co-located in the Gorilla gorilla gorilla isolate KB3781 chromosome 18, NHGRI_mGorGor1-v2.1_pri, whole genome shotgun sequence genome:
- the LOC129527720 gene encoding serine/arginine repetitive matrix protein 2-like isoform X3 — MRVRWRCFWLLFWLLLGFISHQPTPVINTLADHHHRGTDFDESPWLHIIIEFPRSYEVVITLWTVYLWLSFLKTIFQSENGHDGSTDVQQRAWRSNRRRQEGLRSICMHTKKRVSSFPGIKIGLEDICPLRKQVETKVQAKIRKTKVIKKVNHHYKINGKRKTAKKQKMFQRAQELRRRAEDYHKCKIPPSARKPLCNWVRMAAAEHRHSSGLPHWPYLTVETLKSRMGHQPPPPTQQHSITDNSLSLKTPSECPLTPLPPSPPPSAPPSADDNLKTPPLATQEAEAEKTPKPERRRTADVQPTPERPRAADVQPSPKPERPRAAEMEPSSPEPERPRVADVEPPPKPERQRAADVQPSPKPERPRAADVQPTPKPERPRAANVQPPPKPERRRAADVEPSSPEPERPRVADVEPPPKPERPRAADVQPSPRGGGPLTCNQHRNPRGGGSLTCNHRRNPRGGGPLICNHRSNPRGQGPLTCNHHHPNPRGGGSLTWRHHRNPRGRGPLTWNCHHPNPRGRGPLTWNHHRNPRGLGPLTCNHHRNPRGGGPLTCNQHRNPRGRGPLTWNHHHPNPRGGGSLMWNHHRNPRGRGPLTCNHRRNPRGRAPLTCNHHHPNPRGGGSLTWNHHRNPRVRGPLTCNHHRNPRVRGPLTWNHHHPNPERRRAADVQPTPKPERPRAADVQPPPKLERRRAADVEPSSPEPERPRVADVEPPPKPERPRAADVQPSLKPERPRAADMQPSPKPERPRAADVEPSSPEPERPRAADVQPSPKPERQRAADMEPSPKPERPRAADMEPSSPEPERPRVGDVEPPPKPERQRAADVQPSPKPERPRAADVQPPPKPERRRAADVEPSSPEPERPRAADVQPPPKPERRRAADVQPSPKPERPRAADVQPSPKPERPRAADVEPSSPEPERPRVTDVEPPPKPERPRAADVQPSPKPERPRAADVQPSPKHERRRAADVEPSSPEPERPRAVDVQPSPKPERPRATDVEPSSPEPERPRVADVEPPPKPERQRAADVQPSPKPERRRAADMEPSSPEPERPRVGDVEPSPKPPPKPERQRAADVQPSPKPERPRAADVQPSPKPERLRAADVQPPPKPERRRAADMQPPPKPERPRAADVQPSPKPERPRAADMEPSSPEPERPRVADVEPPPKPERQRAADVQPSLKPERPRAADVQPPPKPERPRAADVQPSPKPERPRAADMEPSSPEPERPRVADVQPSPKPERRRTADLQPSLKPERPRAADVQPTPKPERPRAADVQPSPKPERPRAVDVQPSPKPERPRATDVEPSSPEPERPRVADVEPPPKPERQRAADVQPSPKPERRRAADMEPSSPEPERPRVGDVEPSPKPPPKPERQRAADVQPSPKPERPRAADVQPTPKPERPRAADVQPSPNPERQRAADVQPPPKPERPKAADVQPSPKPKRPRATDVQPSSPEPKRRRATDMEPPPKPERRRAADVQPSPKPERPRAADVQPSPKPERPRAADVQPPPKPERPRAADVQPSPKPERPRAADMEPSSPKPERPRVADVQPSPKPERRRTADVQPSLKPERPRAADVQPSPKPERPRVVDVQPSPKPERPRATDVEPSSPEPERPRVADVEPPPKPPPKPERQRAADVQPSLKPERPRAADVQPSPKPERPRAADVQPSPKPERPRAADMEPSSPEPERPRVADVQPSPKPERRRTADVQPSLKPERPRAADVQPTPKPERPRAADVQPSPKPERPRVVDVQPSPKPERPRATDVEPSSPEPERPRVGDVEPPPKPPPKPERQRAADVQPSLKPERQRAADMQPPPKPERPRAADVQPPPKPERRRAADVEPSSPEPERPRVADVEPPPKPERPRAADVQPSPRGGGPLTCNQHRNPRGGGSLTCNHRRNPRGGGPLTCNHRSNPRGQGPLTCNHHHPNPRGGGSLTWKHHRNPRGRGPLTWNCHHPNPRGRGPLTWNHHRNPRGLGPLTCNHHRNPRGGGPLTCNQHRNPRGGGSLTCNHRRNPRGGGPLMCNHRSNPRGQGPLTCNHHHPNPRGGGSLTWKHHRNPRGRGPLTWNCHHPNPRGRGPLTWNHHRNPRGLGPLTCNHHRNPRGGGPLTSNQHRNPRGRGPLTCNHRRNPRGRAPLTCNHHHPNPRGGGSLTWNHHRNPRVRGPLTCNHHRNPRVRGLLTWNHHHPNPKRQRAADVQPTPKPERPRAADVQPPPKPERRRAADVQPSRKPERPRAADMEPSSPEPERPRAADVQPSPKPARPRAADMQPSPKPERPRAADVQPSPKPERPRAADVQPSPKPERPRAADMEPSSPEPERPRAADVEPSSPEPKRRRVTDVEPPPKPERPRAADVQPTPKPERRRAADVEPSSPEPKRRRVADEPPPKPERPRAADVQPSPKPERPRAADVQPSPRGGGPLTCNQHRNPRGEGLLTCNHRRNPRGGGPLTCNQHRNLRGQGPLTWNHHHPNPRGRGPLTWNHHRNPRGGGSLTCNHRRNPRGGGPLTCNHRRNPRGRGPLTCNHHHPNPRGGGSLTWKHHRNPRGRGPLTWNRHHPNPRGRGPLTWNHHRNPRGGGSLTCNHRQNPRGGGPLTCNQHRNPRGRGPLTWNHHHPNPRGGGSLTWNHHRNPRGRGPLTCNHRRNPRGRGPLTCNHHHPNPRGGGSLTWNHHRNPRGRGPLTCNHHQNPRVRGPLTWNHHHPNPERRRAADVQPTPKPERPRAADVQPSPKPEGPRAADMEPSSPEPKRRRVADVEPPPKPKGPRAADVHPPKPERRRAADVQPTPKPERPRAPDMEPPCKPRRPRAADVEPSSPEPKRRRVADVQPPPKPERPRAADVQPSPRGRGLLTCNQHRNPRGGAPLTCNHRQNPRGGGPLTWNRHHPNPRGRGPLTWNHHRNPRGRGPLMCNHRRNPRGGGPLTCSQHPRGLGPLTCNHHRNPRGEGLLTCNQHRNPRGRGPLTCNHHRNPRGGGALTCNHHRNPRGQGPLTCNHNHPNPRGGGSLTWNHHRNTRGRGPLTWNHHHPNPRGRWPLTWNHHRNPRGGGPLTCNHRRNPRGRGPLTWNHHHPNPERQRVADVEPPPKPERPRAADVQPLPKPERRRAADVQPPPKPERPRAADVQPPPKPKRPRAADVQPPLKPERPRAADVEPSSPEPKRRRVADMEPPPKPERPRAPDMEPPCKLRRPRVADVEPSSPEPKRRRVADVQPPPKPERPRAADVQPSPRGGGPLTCNHHRNPRGRGPLTCNQHRNPRGGGPLTCNHRRNPRGGGPLTCNHRRNPRGGGPLTCNHRRNPRGPGPLTYNHRRNPRGRGPLTCNHHHPNPRGGV, encoded by the exons ATGCGGGTGCGGTGGCGGTGCTTTTGGCTCCTCTTCTGGCTCCTGCTGGGATTTATCAGCCATCAGCCCACCCCT GTTATCAATACTCTGGCTGACCATCATCATCGTGGGACTGACTTTGATGAAAGTCCTTGGTTACATATCATTATTGAGTTTCCGAGAAGTTATGAAGTTGTCATTACCCTCTGGACAGTGTACCTTTGG TTGTCTTTCCTGAAGACTATCTTCCAGTCTGAAAATGGACATGATGGATCCACGGATGTACAGCAGAGAGCCTGGAGGTCCAACCGCCGTAGACAGGAAG GGCTGAGGTCCATTTGTATGCACACAAAGAAAagagtttcttcctttccaggaATTAAAATTGGCCTGGAAGACATCTGTCCTTTACGGAAACAGGTGGAAACAAAAGTTCAAGCTAAAATCCGTAAGACGAAGGTCATAAAGAAAGTCAACCATCATTACAAAATCAATGGAAAGAGGAAGACCGCCAAAAAACA GAAGATGTTTCAACGTGCGCAAGAGTTGCGGCGGCGGGCAGAGGACTACCACAAATGCAAA ATCCCCCCTTCTGCAAGAAAGCCTCTTTGCAACTGG GTCAGAATGGCGGCAGCGGAGCATCGTCATTCTTCAGGATTGCCCCACTGGCCCTACCTCACAgttgaaactttaaaaagcagGATGGGCCACCAGCCACCTCCTCCAACTCAACAACATTCTATAACTGATAACTCCCTGAGCCTCAAGACACCTTCCGAGTGTCcgctcactcctcttccaccctcacctccaccgtcagctccaccctcagcggatgataatctcaagacacctcccttagctactcaggaggctgaggcagaaaaaacacccaaacccgagaggcggaggaccgctgacgtgcaaccaacacCCGAGAGGCctagggccgctgacgtgcaaccatcaccgaaacccgagaggccgagggccgctgagatggaaccatcatcacccgaacccgagaggccgagggtcgctgacgtggaaccaccaccgaaacccgagaggcagagggccgctgacgtgcaaccatcaccgaaacccgagaggccgagggccgctgacgtgcaaccaacaccgaaacccgagaggccgagggccgctaacgtgcaaccaccaccgaaacccgagaggcggagggccgctgacgtggaaccatcatcacccgaacccgagaggccgagggtcgctgacgtggaaccaccaccgaaacccgagaggccgagggccgctgacgtgcaaccatcaccgagaggcggagggccgctgacgtgcaaccaacaccgaaacccgagaggcggagggtcACTGACATGCAaccatcgccgaaacccgagaggcggagggccgctgataTGCAACCATCGCAGTAACCCGAGAGGCCAAGGGCCCCTGACttgcaaccatcatcacccgaacccaagaggcggagggtcgctgacgtggaggcaccaccgaaacccgagaggccgagggccactGACATGGAACtgtcatcacccgaacccaagaggcagagggccgctgacgtggaaccaccaccgaaacccgagaggcctaGGGCCACTGacatgcaaccatcaccgaaacccaagaggcggagggccgctgacgtgcaaccaacaccgaaacccgagaggccgagggccgctgacatggaaccatcatcacccaaacccaagaggcggagggtcgctgatgtggaaccaccaccgaaacccgagaggcagggggccgctgacgtgcaaccatcgccgaaacccgagaggccgagcgcccctgacgtgcaaccatcatcacccgaacccaagaggcggagggtcgctgacgtggaaccaccaccgaaacccgagagtccgagggccgctgacgtgcaaccatcaccgaaacccgagagtccgagggccgctgacgtggaaccatcatcacccgaaccccgagaggcggagggccgctgatgtgcaaccaacaccgaaacccgagaggccgagggccgctgacgtgcaaccaccaccgaaactcgagaggcggagggccgctgacgtggaaccatcatcacccgaacccgagaggccgagggtcgctgacgtggaaccaccaccgaaacccgagaggccgagggccgctgacgtgcaaccatcactgaaacccgagaggccgagggccgctgacatgcaaccatcaccgaaacccgagaggccgagggccgctgacgtggaaccatcatcacctgaacccgagaggccgagggccgctgatgtgcaaccatcaccgaaacccgagaggcagagggccgctgacatggaaccatcaccgaaacccgagaggccgagggctgctgacatggaaccatcatcacccgaacccgagaggccgagggtcggtgacgtggaaccaccaccgaaacccgagaggcagagggccgctgacgtgcaaccatcaccaaaacccgagaggccgagggccgctgacgtgcaaccaccaccgaaacccgagaggcggagggccgctgacgtggaaccatcatcacccgaacccgagaggccgagggccgctgacgtgcaaccaccaccgaaacccgagaggcggagggccgctgacgtgcaaccatcaccgaaacccgagaggccgagggccgctgacgtgcaaccatcgccgaaacccgagaggccgagggccgctgacgtggaaccatcatcacccgaacccgagaggccgagggtcactgacgtggaaccaccaccgaaacccgagaggccgagggccgctgacgtgcaaccatcaccgaaacccgagaggccgagggccgctgacgtgcaaccatcaccgaaacacgagaggcggagggccgctgacgtggaaccatcatcacctgaacccgagaggccgagggctgttgacgtgcaaccatcgccgaaacccgagaggccgagggccactgacgtggaaccatcatcacccgaacccgagaggccgagggtcgctgacgtggaaccaccaccgaaacccgagaggcagagggccgctgacgtgcaaccatcaccgaaacccgagaggcggagggccgctgacatggaaccatcatcacccgaacccgagaggccgagggtcgGTGACGTGGAACCATCACCGAAACCaccaccgaaacctgagaggcagagggccgctgacgtgcaaccatcaccgaaacccgagaggccgagggccgctgacgtgcaaccatcaccgaaacccgagaggctgagggccgctgacgtgcaaccaccaccgaaacccgagaggcggagggccgctgacatgcaaccaccaccgaaacccgagaggccgagggccgctgacgtgcaaccatcaccgaaacccgagaggccgagggccgctgacatggaaccatcatcacccgaacccgagaggccgagggtcgctgacgtggaaccaccaccgaaacccgagaggcagagggccgctgacgtgcaaccatcactgaaacccgagaggccgagggccgctgacgtgcaaccaccgccgaaacccgagaggccgagggccgctgacgtgcaaccatcacccaaacccgagaggccgagggccgctgacatggaaccatcatcacccgaacccgagaggccgagggtcgctgacgtgcaaccatcaccgaaacccgagaggcggaggaccgCTGACTTGCAACCATcactgaaacccgagaggccgagggccgctgacgtgcaaccaacaccgaaacccgagaggccgagggccgctgacgtgcaaccatcgccgaaacccgagaggccaagGGCTGTtgacgtgcaaccatcgccgaaacccgagaggccgagggccactgacgtggaaccatcatcacccgaacccgagaggccgagggtcgctgacgtggaaccaccaccgaaacccgagaggcagagggccgctgacgtgcaaccatcaccgaaacccgagaggcggagggccgctgacatggaaccatcatcacccgaacccgagaggccgagggtcgGTGACGTGGAACCATCACCGAAACCaccaccgaaacctgagaggcagagggccgctgacgtgcaaccatcaccgaaacccgagaggccgagggccgctgacgtgcaaccaacaccgaaacccgagaggccgagggccgctgacgtgcaaccatcgccgaatcccgagaggcagagggccgctgacgtgcaaccaccaccgaaacccgagaggccgaaggccgctgacgtgcaaccatcgccgAAACCCAAGAGGCCGAGGgccactgacgtgcaaccatcatcacctgaacccaagaggcggagggccaCTGAcatggaaccaccaccgaaacccgagaggcggagggcagctgacgtgcaaccatcaccgaaacccgagaggccgagggccgctgatgtgcaaccatcgccgaaacccgagaggccgagggccgctgacgtgcaaccaccaccgaaacccgagaggccgagggccgctgacgtgcaaccatcaccgaaacctgagaggccgagggccgctgacatggaaccatcatcacccaaacccgagaggccgagggtcgctgacgtgcaaccatcaccgaaacccgagaggcggaggaccgctgacgtgcaaccatcactgaaacccgagaggccgagggccgctgacgtgcaaccatcgccgaaacccgagaggccaagGGTTGTtgacgtgcaaccatcgccgaaacccgagaggccgagggccactgacgtggaaccatcatcacccgaacccgagaggccgagggtcgctgacgtggaaccaccaccgaaaccaccaccgaaacccgagaggcagagggccgctgacgtgcaaccatcactgaaacccgagaggccgagggccgctgacgtgcaaccatcgccgaaacccgagaggccgagggccgctgacgtgcaaccatcaccgaaacctgagaggccgagggccgctgacatggaaccatcatcacccgaacccgagaggccaagggtcgctgacgtgcaaccatcaccgaaacccgagaggcggaggaccgctgacgtgcaaccatcactgaaacccgagaggccgagggccgctgacgtgcaaccaacaccgaaacccgagaggccgagggccgctgacgtgcagccatcgccgaaacccgagaggccaagGGTTGTtgacgtgcaaccatcgccgaaacccgagaggccgagggccactgacgtggaaccatcatcacccgaacccgagaggccgagggtcggtgacgtggaaccaccaccgaaaccacCACcaaaacctgagaggcagagggccgctgacgtgcaaccatcactgaaacccgagaggcagagggccgctgacatgcaaccaccaccgaaacccgagaggccaagggcggctgacgtgcaaccaccaccgaaacccgagaggcggagggccgctgacgtggaaccatcatcacccgaacccgagaggccgagggtcgctgacgtggaaccaccaccgaaacccgagaggccgagggccgctgacgtgcaaccatcaccgagaggcggagggccgctgacgtgcaaccaacaccgaaacccgagaggcggagggtcACTGACATGCAaccatcgccgaaacccgagaggcggagggccgctgacatgCAACCATCGCAGTAACCCGAGAGGCCAAGGGCCCCTGACttgcaaccatcatcacccgaacccaagaggcggagggtcgctgacgtggaagcaccaccgaaacccgaggggCCGAGGGCCACTGACATGGAACtgtcatcacccgaacccaagaggcagagggccgctgacgtggaaccaccaccgaaacccgagaggcctaGGGCCACTGacatgcaaccatcaccgaaacccaagaggcggagggccgctgacgtgcaaccaacaccgaaacccgagaggcggagggtcACTGACATGCAaccatcgccgaaacccgagaggcggagggccgctgatgTGCAACCATCGCAGTAACCCGAGAGGCCAAGGGCCCCTGACttgcaaccatcatcacccgaacccaagaggcggagggtcgctgacgtggaagcaccaccgaaacccgagaggccgagggccactGACATGGAACtgtcatcacccgaacccaagaggcagagggccgctgacgtggaaccaccaccgaaacccgagaggcctaGGGCCACTGacatgcaaccatcaccgaaacccaagaggcggagggccgctgacgtccaaccaacaccgaaacccgagaggcagggggccgctgacgtgcaaccatcgccgaaacccgagaggccgagcgcccctgacgtgcaaccatcatcacccgaacccaagaggcggagggtcgctgacgtggaaccaccaccgaaacccgagagtccgagggccgctgacgtgcaaccatcaccgaaacccgagagtcCGAGGGCTgctgacgtggaaccatcatcacccgaaccccaagaggcagagggccgctgacgtgcaaccaacaccgaaacccgagaggccgagggccgctgacgtgcaaccaccaccgaaacccgagaggcggagggccgctgacgtgcaaccatcacggaaacccgagaggccgagggccgctgacatggaaccatcatcacccgaacccgagaggccgagggccgctgacgtgcaaccatcaccgaaacccgcaAGGCCAAGGGCCGCTGacatgcaaccatcaccgaaacccgagaggccgagggccgctgacgtgcaaccatcaccgaaacccgagaggccgagggccgctgacgtgcaaccatcaccgaaacctgagaggccgagggccgctgacatggaaccatcatcacccgaacccgagaggccgagggccgctgacgtggaaccatcatcacccgaacccaagaggcggagggtcactgacgtggaaccaccaccgaaacccgagaggccgagggccgctgacgtgcaaccaacaccgaaacccgagaggcggagggccgctgacgtggaaccatcatcacccgaacccaagaggcggagggtcgctgacgaaccaccaccgaaacccgagaggccgagggccgctgacgtgcaaccatcaccgaaacccgagaggccgagggccgctgacgtgcaaccgtcaccgagaggcggagggccgctgacgtgcaaccaacaccgaaacccgagaggtgaAGGGctgctgacgtgcaaccatcgccgaaacccgagaggtggagggccgctgacgtgcaaccaacaccgaaacctgagaggccaagggccgctgacatggaaccatcatcacccgaacccaagaggcagagggccgctgacttggaaccaccaccgaaacccgagaggcggagggtcgctgacATGCAAtcatcgccgaaacccgagaggcggagggccgctgacgtgcaaccatcgccgaaacccgagaggccgagggccccTGACttgcaaccatcatcacccgaacccaagaggcggagggtcgctgacgtggaagcaccaccgaaacccgagaggccgagggccactGACATGGAACCGTCATCACccaaacccaagaggcagagggccgctgacatggaaccaccaccgaaacccgagaggcggagggtcgctgacgtgcaaccaccgtcaaaacccgagaggtggagggccgctgacgtgcaaccaacaccggaacccgagaggccgagggccgctgacatggaaccatcatcacccgaacccaagaggcggagggtcgctgacgtggaaccaccaccgaaacccgagaggcagagggccgctgacgtgcaaccatcgccgaaacccgagaggccgagggcccctgacatgcaaccatcatcacccgaacccaagaggcggagggtcgctgacgtggaaccaccaccgaaacccgagaggccgagggccgctgacgtgcaaccatcaccaaaaCCCGAGAgtccgagggccgctgacgtggaaccatcatcacccgaaccccgagaggcggagggccgctgacgtgcaaccaactccgaaacccgagaggccgagggccgctgacgtgcaaccatcgccgaaacccgaggggccgagggccgctgacatggaaccatcatcacccgaacccaagaggcggagggtcgctgacgtggaaccaccaccgaaacccaaggggccgagggccgctgacgtgcacccgccgaaacccgagaggcggagggccgctgacgtgcaaccaacaccgaaacccgagaggccaagGGCCCCTGACATGGAACCACCATGcaaacccaggaggccgagggccgctgacgtggaaccatcatcacccgaacccaagaggcggagggtcgctgacgtgcaaccaccgccgaaacccgagaggccgagagccgctgacgtgcaaccatcaccgagaggccgagggctgctgacgtgcaaccaacaccgaaacccgagaggcggagcgccgctgacgtgcaaccaccgccaaaacccgagaggcggagggccgttGACGTGGAACcgtcatcacccgaacccaagaggcagagggccgctgacgtggaaccaccaccgaaacccaagaggccgagggccgctgatgTGCAACcaccgccgaaacccgagaggcggagggccgctgacgtgcagccAACACCCGAGAGGCCTAGGgccactgacgtgcaaccatcaccgaaacccaaGAGGCGAAGGGCtgctgacgtgcaaccaacaccgaaacccgagaggccgagggccgctgacgtgcaaccatcaccgaaacccgagaggcggaggggcgctgacgtgcaaccaccaccgaaacccgagaggccaagGGCCCCTGACGTGCAACCAtaatcacccgaacccaagaggcggagggtcgctgacgtggaaccaccaccgaaacacGAGAGGCCGTGGGCCACTgacatggaaccatcatcacccgaacccaagaggaagatggccgctgacgtggaaccaccaccgaaacccgagaggcggagggccgctgacgtgcaaccaccgccgaaacccgagaggccgagggccactgacatggaaccatcatcacccgaatcccgagaggcagagggtcgctgacgtggaaccaccaccgaaacccgagaggccgagggccgctgacgtgcaaccattgccgaaacccgagaggcggagggccgctgacgtgcaaccaccaccgaaacccgagaggccgagggccgctgacgtgcaaccaccaccgaaacccaagaggccgagggccgctgacgtgcaaccaccactgaaacccgagaggccgagggccgctgacgtggaaccatcatcacccgaacccaagaggcggagggtcgctgacatggaaccaccaccgaaacccgagaggccaagGGCCCCTGACATGGAACCACCATGCaaactcaggaggccgagggtcgctgacgtggaaccatcatcacccgaacccaagaggcggagggtcgctgacgtgcaaccaccgccgaaacccgagaggccgagggccgctgacgtgcaaccatcaccgagaggcggagggccgctgacgtgcaaccatcaccgaaaccccagaggccgagggccgctgacgtgcaaccaacaccgaaacccgagaggcggagggccactgacgtgcaaccaccgccgaaacccgagaggcggagggccgctgacgtgcaaccaccgccgaaacccgagaggcggagggccgctgacgtgcaaccaccgccgaaacccgagaggcccaGGGCCGCTGACGTACAACcaccgccgaaacccgagaggccgagggccgctgacgtgcaaccatcatcacccgaacccaagaggcggagtttGA